Genomic DNA from Lactuca sativa cultivar Salinas chromosome 8, Lsat_Salinas_v11, whole genome shotgun sequence:
CCATGGCGACTACCGAAGGATGTCTTGTTGCTAGCACGAACCGTGGTTTCAAGGCCATTTATGCATCTGGTGGAGCCACCGCCATCTTACTCAAGGATGGTATGACTCGTGCTCCGGTTGTTAGGTTTGGCACTGCGAAGAGGGCTGCTGATTTGAAGTTCTTCTTGGAGGAACCACTTAACTTTGACACTCTTGCATCCGTTTTCAACAAGTAAGTTCATGTTTCTTGATGTACATAGATATACTAAGTGATGAATATGATAAGGTTTGCactaaaaaaaatcattaatgaACGACATAAGGAATCCATCATGTTAGATATGTGCAATCTTAGATGATCTCTCAAAAAGATATCATTAATTAATAGGAGAGAGAATTAGAGAAACAAAAAAATCAATCTATATAATGCCTACACAAGGATTAGAGACAGATTTGAGCCAATGTTTACGTTACAACTTGCAATGATGCTAATGCGTATGTAGTTCGTTGCGAATGGTTCCATTTTAACGACAGATTAAATCCAATGTTGCtgattttctagtagtgttacaACTTAAAGGAAAAGAATCTTAGATATTCTATTGTAATAAAAGTTGATTAATTAATCTTATTTTCATGCAATGATTTTAGATCAAGCCGATTCGGGAGGCTTCAGAAGATACAATGTGCTATTGCTGGGAAGAATCTATACATAAGGTTTACATGCAGCACAGGCGATGCAATGGGGATGAACATGGTGTCAAAGGGTGTTCAAAACGTTTTGGAGTATCTTCAGGCTGACTTCCCCGACATGGACGTGATTGGCATCTCTGGAAACTATTGTTCTGATAAAAAACCAGCAGCCGTGAACTGGATAGAGGGGAGAGGTAAATCTGTGGTGTGTGAGGCAATCATTAAGGAAGATGTCGTGAAGAAAGTATTGAAGACAAACGTCGCTTCGTTGGTTGAACTGAACATGCTCAAGAACCTCACAGGGTCTGCCATGGCTGGTGCTCTTGGTGGGTTTAACGCCCATGCAAGTAACATCGTGTCAGCTGTATACCTTGCAACCGGACAAGACCCTGCCCAAAATATTGAAAGCTCCCACTGTATCACAATGATGGAAGCTGTGAACGACGGAAAAGATCTTCATGTGTCGGTGACTATGCCGTCAATCGAGGTTGGAACTGTCGGCGGTGGAACTCAGTTAGCTTCACAAGCTGCATGCTTAAACTTGTTGGGAGTTAAGGGCGCAAACAGGGAGTCACCTGGAACAAATGCCCGGCAGTTGGCTAAGGTGGTTGCCGGTTCTGTTCTCGCCGGAGAGCTCTCTCTTTTGTCTGCAATCGCCGCTGGGCAACTTGTAAACAGCCACATGAAATACAACCGTTCCCAAAAAGATCTTACCACCAAGGCTTGAACTTCTCGAAGTCCATCGATTAATAAAGGACGAAATGAACCACATGTTTATCTTTGTCTGCAATCGCCGCTGTGATTCTTGTTTCCGTTGGTCTTTTTGTGTTATTGCTTTTG
This window encodes:
- the LOC111903698 gene encoding 3-hydroxy-3-methylglutaryl-coenzyme A reductase, which codes for MDVRRRSSLKQAATKGKTMAEDQYNDQIFNKATDKKVVDTVVPLPMGISNGVFFTVFFSVVYFLLIRWREKIRTSTPLHVVTMSEMAAIVLFVASFIYLLGFFGMSFVQATPYSDDEEEELEVDETEMVRKEDTRTTPCGAALDCESDVVVKQVVKKELVFVPTDTTTVTEEDEEIIKSVVSGKTPSYSLETKLGDCKRAAFIRRVALERITGKSLDGLPLEGLDYESILGQCCEMPVGYVQIPVGVCGPMLLNGKEFSVPMATTEGCLVASTNRGFKAIYASGGATAILLKDGMTRAPVVRFGTAKRAADLKFFLEEPLNFDTLASVFNKSSRFGRLQKIQCAIAGKNLYIRFTCSTGDAMGMNMVSKGVQNVLEYLQADFPDMDVIGISGNYCSDKKPAAVNWIEGRGKSVVCEAIIKEDVVKKVLKTNVASLVELNMLKNLTGSAMAGALGGFNAHASNIVSAVYLATGQDPAQNIESSHCITMMEAVNDGKDLHVSVTMPSIEVGTVGGGTQLASQAACLNLLGVKGANRESPGTNARQLAKVVAGSVLAGELSLLSAIAAGQLVNSHMKYNRSQKDLTTKA